The following coding sequences are from one Geodermatophilus normandii window:
- the gatB gene encoding Asp-tRNA(Asn)/Glu-tRNA(Gln) amidotransferase subunit GatB, whose protein sequence is MSETLVEFDDVLTRYEPVIGLETHVELGTESKMFCGCATTFGAEPNTQTCPVCLGLPGSLPVANAAAIESTIRIGLALGCRIAGWSRFARKNYFYPDIPKGFQTSQYDEPLCTAGHLDVEVDGQTYRVEIERVHLEEDTGKNLHVGGATGRIHGADHSLVDFNRAGIPLVEIVTRPVAGAGAKAPEVARAYVTELREIIQTLGASDVRMEQGSLRCDVNTSLAPVGSLEWGTRTETKNVNSLRSVERAVRYEMRRQAAVLDAGGRVVQETRHFHEDTGSTSPGRSKEEATDYRYFPEPDLVPLAPDAEWVEKLAAGLPELPAARRGRLQQEWGLSGTEMTWLVNAGALGLVEQTVAAGATPADARKWWLGELARRANDAGVELADLAVTPAQVAELTALVAEGTVNDKLARQALDGVLAGEGDPRAVVAARGLAVMGESDELVAAVDAAIVGAPDVVEKVRGGKVQALGALVGAVMKTTRGQADAATVRRMLEERVLSS, encoded by the coding sequence GTGAGCGAGACCCTCGTCGAGTTCGACGACGTCCTCACCCGCTACGAGCCGGTCATCGGCCTGGAGACCCACGTCGAGCTGGGGACCGAGTCGAAGATGTTCTGCGGCTGCGCGACGACGTTCGGCGCCGAGCCCAACACCCAGACCTGCCCGGTCTGCCTGGGCCTGCCCGGGTCGCTGCCGGTGGCCAACGCCGCGGCCATCGAGTCGACCATCCGGATCGGCCTGGCCCTGGGCTGCCGGATCGCCGGCTGGTCGCGCTTCGCCCGGAAGAACTACTTCTACCCGGACATCCCCAAGGGCTTCCAGACCAGCCAGTACGACGAGCCGCTGTGCACCGCCGGGCACCTCGACGTCGAGGTCGACGGGCAGACCTACCGCGTGGAGATCGAGCGGGTGCACCTCGAGGAGGACACCGGCAAGAACCTGCACGTCGGCGGGGCCACCGGCCGCATCCACGGCGCCGACCACTCGCTGGTCGACTTCAACCGGGCCGGCATCCCCCTCGTCGAGATCGTCACCCGCCCGGTGGCCGGCGCCGGCGCGAAGGCCCCCGAGGTCGCCCGCGCGTACGTCACCGAGCTGCGCGAGATCATCCAGACGCTCGGTGCCTCCGACGTGCGGATGGAGCAGGGCAGCCTGCGCTGCGACGTGAACACCTCCCTCGCCCCGGTCGGCAGCCTGGAGTGGGGCACCCGCACCGAGACGAAGAACGTCAACTCGCTGCGGTCGGTCGAGCGCGCCGTGCGCTACGAGATGCGCCGGCAGGCCGCCGTGCTCGACGCCGGTGGCCGGGTGGTGCAGGAGACGCGGCACTTCCACGAGGACACCGGCAGCACGTCGCCGGGCCGCAGCAAGGAGGAGGCGACCGACTACCGGTACTTCCCCGAGCCCGACCTCGTGCCGCTCGCCCCGGACGCGGAGTGGGTGGAGAAGCTCGCCGCCGGGCTGCCCGAGCTGCCCGCCGCCCGGCGCGGCCGCCTGCAGCAGGAGTGGGGCCTGTCGGGCACCGAGATGACCTGGCTGGTCAACGCCGGGGCGCTCGGGCTGGTCGAGCAGACCGTCGCCGCCGGCGCCACCCCGGCCGACGCCCGCAAGTGGTGGCTCGGCGAGCTCGCCCGGCGGGCCAACGACGCCGGCGTCGAGCTGGCCGACCTCGCCGTCACCCCGGCCCAGGTGGCCGAGCTGACCGCGCTCGTCGCCGAGGGCACGGTCAACGACAAGCTGGCCCGGCAGGCGCTCGACGGCGTGCTGGCCGGCGAGGGCGACCCGCGCGCCGTCGTCGCGGCCCGCGGCCTGGCGGTGATGGGGGAGTCCGACGAGCTCGTCGCCGCCGTCGACGCCGCGATCGTCGGCGCGCCCGACGTCGTCGAGAAGGTGCGCGGCGGCAAGGTGCAGGCGCTCGGCGCGCTGGTCGGGGCGGTCATGAAGACCACCCGCGGCCAGGCCGACGCGGCCACCGTCCGCCGGATGCTCGAGGAGCGCGTCCTCAGCAGCTGA
- a CDS encoding PQQ-dependent sugar dehydrogenase, giving the protein MRRQRGRRGAAAGCVVALTLLLAACGEDGYEPAGPFRPLPEGPPPEVGPPTESSPAPSPGDPADPGAGTAGGDPNVVATGLTVPTGLVVLPDGTAVVGERETGRLLQVFPDRSPAQELMVLPGIDTAGDGGLLGLALSPTFDEDGLFYAYVSTATDNRVVRFPIGGTPNPVLTGLPRGEVHNGGGLSFAPDGTLFVGTGDSGDPALAQDPASLGGKVLHVDVFGQPVSGAGPVYSSGFSDVTALCPSGDEAGTVYAVDESSAGPDELDELVQGSDHGWPAAGAGTITPVLEIDNAEGGLGGCAAAGTTVFLGAMDGQRVTVVQVDGNGGVAEDPTELLAGRYGRLRTVVLDSEGGLWITTSNKDGIGTPAEDDDKVLRILPPSSTGSSPL; this is encoded by the coding sequence GTGAGGCGGCAGCGGGGACGGCGGGGTGCCGCCGCGGGGTGCGTGGTGGCCCTGACGCTGCTGCTGGCCGCCTGCGGCGAGGACGGCTACGAGCCGGCCGGCCCGTTCCGGCCGCTGCCCGAGGGCCCGCCGCCCGAGGTCGGGCCGCCCACCGAGTCCTCCCCCGCGCCCTCTCCGGGCGACCCCGCCGACCCCGGCGCCGGCACCGCCGGCGGGGACCCCAACGTCGTCGCCACCGGCCTGACGGTGCCCACCGGCCTGGTCGTGCTGCCCGACGGCACCGCGGTCGTGGGCGAGCGCGAGACCGGCCGGCTGCTGCAGGTGTTCCCCGACCGCTCGCCGGCCCAGGAGCTCATGGTCCTCCCCGGCATCGACACCGCCGGAGACGGCGGGCTGCTCGGCCTGGCCCTGTCGCCGACGTTCGACGAGGACGGGCTCTTCTACGCCTACGTCTCCACGGCCACCGACAACCGCGTCGTCCGCTTCCCGATCGGCGGCACGCCGAACCCGGTGCTCACCGGGCTCCCCCGCGGGGAGGTGCACAACGGCGGCGGGCTGTCGTTCGCCCCCGACGGCACGCTCTTCGTCGGCACCGGCGACAGCGGGGACCCGGCGCTGGCGCAGGACCCGGCCTCGCTCGGCGGCAAGGTGCTGCACGTCGACGTCTTCGGGCAGCCCGTCAGCGGCGCCGGCCCGGTGTACAGCAGCGGCTTCTCCGACGTCACGGCCCTCTGCCCGTCCGGCGACGAGGCGGGCACGGTCTACGCCGTCGACGAGTCCAGCGCCGGGCCCGACGAGCTCGACGAGCTGGTGCAGGGCAGCGACCACGGCTGGCCCGCCGCGGGCGCCGGGACGATCACGCCGGTGCTGGAGATCGACAACGCCGAGGGCGGGCTCGGCGGCTGCGCCGCCGCCGGCACCACCGTGTTCCTCGGCGCGATGGACGGCCAGCGGGTGACCGTCGTGCAGGTCGACGGCAACGGCGGCGTGGCCGAGGACCCGACCGAGCTGCTCGCCGGGCGCTACGGCCGGCTGCGCACGGTGGTCCTCGACAGCGAGGGCGGGCTGTGGATCACCACGTCGAACAAGGACGGCATCGGCACGCCCGCCGAGGACGACGACAAGGTGCTGCGGATCCTGCCGCCGTCGTCGACCGGCAGCTCCCCCCTCTGA
- a CDS encoding 2-hydroxyacid dehydrogenase, protein MAPEIRGTDVVGPDETLTVLVPSGAMAGAVEALSPRVRALRVDPDDGPPSGEAAQAQVWVPGGGAASPTEEFLGALPRLRLVQLVSAGAERFVGRLPGGVALCNARGAHTPSTAEWVLAATLAAQRGLPELVREQAAGRWAPRTYSSLVGARVLVVGAGDIGRRVGAMMAPFDVDLTYVARTARDGVRGTDELPRLLPEADVVVVIVPVTPETTGLVDAGFLAAMRDGALLVNAARGVVVDTDALLAELTAGRLRAALDVTEPEPLPEGHPLWSAPGLLLTPHVAGAVPDTGARAEATVVAQVRRILAGEPLADVVADY, encoded by the coding sequence GTGGCTCCCGAGATCCGCGGCACCGACGTCGTCGGCCCCGACGAGACGCTGACCGTCCTCGTCCCCTCCGGGGCGATGGCCGGGGCGGTCGAGGCGCTGTCCCCGCGGGTGCGCGCCCTGCGCGTGGACCCCGACGACGGCCCGCCGTCGGGAGAGGCCGCGCAGGCGCAGGTGTGGGTGCCCGGCGGCGGTGCCGCGAGCCCGACGGAGGAGTTCCTCGGCGCTCTCCCGCGGCTGCGGCTGGTGCAGCTGGTCAGCGCGGGCGCCGAGCGCTTCGTCGGCCGGCTGCCCGGGGGCGTCGCGCTGTGCAACGCCCGCGGCGCGCACACGCCCTCGACGGCCGAGTGGGTGCTGGCCGCGACGCTGGCCGCCCAGCGCGGCCTGCCCGAGCTGGTCCGCGAGCAGGCCGCCGGCCGGTGGGCGCCGCGCACCTACTCCTCGCTGGTGGGCGCGCGGGTGCTCGTCGTCGGCGCGGGGGACATCGGCCGCCGGGTCGGCGCGATGATGGCCCCCTTCGACGTCGACCTGACCTACGTCGCGCGCACCGCCCGCGACGGGGTCCGCGGCACCGACGAGCTGCCGCGGCTGCTGCCGGAGGCCGACGTCGTCGTGGTGATCGTGCCGGTGACCCCCGAGACCACCGGCCTGGTCGACGCCGGCTTCCTCGCGGCGATGCGGGACGGCGCGCTGCTGGTCAACGCCGCCCGCGGGGTCGTCGTCGACACCGACGCGCTGCTCGCCGAGCTGACCGCGGGCCGCCTGCGCGCCGCGCTCGACGTCACCGAGCCCGAGCCGCTGCCCGAGGGCCACCCCCTGTGGTCGGCACCCGGCCTGCTGCTCACCCCGCACGTGGCCGGGGCGGTGCCGGACACCGGCGCCCGGGCCGAGGCCACCGTCGTCGCGCAGGTGCGCCGCATCCTGGCCGGGGAGCCGCTGGCCGACGTCGTCGCCGACTACTGA
- a CDS encoding PH domain-containing protein, protein MASLARMRLSRVALLPVVFLAVCVLPFAAASPWAALVLLLPLLAAVWVLRVGVDVDDDAITTRGLLGQRRVAWDDLAGIRVGRNARLRLVTTGGGEVRLPVLRARDLPRLAGWSGGRIDVPQPPAG, encoded by the coding sequence GTGGCATCCCTCGCGCGCATGCGCCTGAGCCGGGTCGCGCTGCTGCCCGTCGTCTTCCTCGCCGTCTGCGTGCTCCCGTTCGCCGCGGCCTCCCCGTGGGCCGCGCTGGTCCTGCTGCTCCCGCTGCTGGCGGCGGTCTGGGTGCTGCGCGTCGGGGTCGACGTCGACGACGACGCCATCACCACCCGCGGCCTGCTGGGGCAGCGCCGGGTGGCCTGGGACGACCTGGCCGGCATCCGCGTGGGCCGCAACGCCCGGCTGCGGCTGGTCACCACCGGCGGGGGCGAGGTGCGGCTGCCGGTGCTGCGCGCCCGCGACCTGCCGCGGCTGGCCGGGTGGTCCGGCGGCCGGATCGACGTGCCTCAGCCCCCGGCGGGCTGA
- a CDS encoding helix-turn-helix transcriptional regulator: MSATARRELAEFLRSRRAQVDPRDSGLPPGGPRRTPGLRREEVALLSGVSATWYTWLEQGRDIRPSRQVVEALARTLRMSPAESEYVLRLTGHGGAAPAGGAAGMPGHVQRLLDALGPSPAYAITADWSIAGWNRAYERFYPGVAAVPAAERNLLWLVFTDPAVRALLADWPGDSQRFLTQFRAEVGHRLADPAVVGLVSRLEAASPHFRAGWARHDVDRFSSAERRFEHPEVGSLLLEHHQLTPADAPGLQLVVYTAADGSESARRLLRLAGQPAGG; encoded by the coding sequence GTGTCCGCCACCGCCCGCCGGGAGCTCGCCGAGTTCCTCCGCTCCCGTCGCGCGCAGGTCGACCCCCGCGACTCCGGCCTGCCGCCGGGCGGCCCGCGGCGGACTCCGGGCCTGCGCCGGGAGGAGGTCGCGCTGCTCTCCGGCGTGAGCGCCACTTGGTACACGTGGCTGGAGCAGGGCCGCGACATCCGCCCCTCCCGCCAGGTCGTCGAGGCGCTGGCCCGCACCCTGCGGATGTCACCGGCGGAGTCGGAGTACGTGCTGCGGCTGACCGGGCACGGGGGCGCCGCGCCGGCCGGCGGGGCCGCCGGGATGCCCGGGCACGTGCAGCGGCTGCTCGACGCGCTCGGCCCCTCCCCCGCCTACGCCATCACCGCCGACTGGTCGATCGCCGGCTGGAACCGCGCCTACGAGCGCTTCTACCCCGGGGTGGCCGCGGTGCCCGCGGCCGAACGGAACCTGCTCTGGCTGGTCTTCACCGACCCCGCCGTCCGCGCGCTGCTCGCCGACTGGCCCGGCGACTCCCAGCGGTTCCTCACCCAGTTCCGGGCCGAGGTGGGCCACCGGCTGGCCGACCCGGCCGTCGTCGGCCTCGTCTCCCGGCTCGAGGCGGCCAGCCCGCACTTCCGCGCCGGCTGGGCCCGCCACGACGTCGACCGCTTCAGCTCCGCCGAGCGGCGCTTCGAGCACCCCGAGGTGGGCAGCCTGCTGCTCGAGCACCACCAGCTCACGCCCGCCGACGCCCCGGGCCTGCAGCTCGTCGTCTACACCGCGGCCGACGGCAGCGAGTCCGCCCGGCGGCTGCTGCGGCTGGCCGGTCAGCCCGCCGGGGGCTGA
- the ilvD gene encoding dihydroxy-acid dehydratase: protein MTTVDDPRTTADVKPRSREVTDGITRAPARAMLRAVGMGDDDWDKPQIGVASSWNEITPCNLSLDRLAKRAKEGVHAAGGFPLEFGTISVSDGISMGHEGMRASLVSREVIADSVETVMFAERLDGSVLLAGCDKSLPGMLMAAARLDLASVFLYSGSTLPGRLGDRDDLTIIDVFEAVGACARGLITQDELAAVERAACPGMGSCGGMYTANTMASVAEALGMALPGSAAPPAPDSRRDAFAVASGEAVVNLLRKGITARQIMTREAFENAITVVMALGGSTNAVLHLLAIAHEAQVDLTLDDFNRIGDRTPHLADVKPFGRFVMTDIDRVGGVPVVLRALLDAGLLHGDTLTVTGKTMAENLAEIAPPDLDGTIVHAMENPIHRTGGLTILRGSLSPEGAVVKSAGFDADVFEGTARVFDGEQGAMDAVTEGRLQAGDVVVIRYEGPRGGPGMREMLAVTGAIKGAGLGKDVLLLTDGRFSGGTTGLCVGHVAPEATDGGPIAFVQDGDRIRLDLAARTLDLLVDDDELARRRQDWSPLPPRYTTGVLGKYAKLVGSAARGAICG from the coding sequence GTGACGACCGTGGACGACCCCCGCACCACCGCCGACGTCAAGCCCCGCAGCCGCGAGGTGACCGACGGCATCACCAGGGCCCCGGCCCGGGCGATGCTGCGCGCCGTCGGCATGGGCGACGACGACTGGGACAAGCCGCAGATCGGCGTGGCCTCGTCGTGGAACGAGATCACCCCGTGCAACCTCTCGCTGGACCGGCTGGCCAAGCGGGCCAAGGAGGGCGTGCACGCCGCCGGCGGCTTCCCGCTGGAGTTCGGCACCATCTCCGTCTCCGACGGCATCTCGATGGGCCACGAGGGCATGCGCGCCTCGCTGGTGAGCCGCGAGGTCATCGCCGACTCGGTCGAGACGGTCATGTTCGCCGAGCGGCTCGACGGCTCGGTGCTGCTCGCCGGCTGCGACAAGTCCCTGCCCGGCATGCTCATGGCCGCCGCGCGGCTCGACCTCGCCAGCGTCTTCCTCTACTCCGGCTCCACGCTGCCCGGGAGGCTCGGTGACCGCGACGACCTCACGATCATCGACGTCTTCGAGGCCGTCGGCGCCTGCGCCCGCGGGCTGATCACCCAGGACGAGCTGGCCGCCGTCGAGCGCGCCGCCTGCCCGGGCATGGGCTCCTGCGGCGGCATGTACACGGCCAACACCATGGCCAGCGTCGCCGAGGCGCTCGGCATGGCCCTGCCCGGCAGCGCCGCCCCGCCCGCGCCCGACAGCCGCCGCGACGCCTTCGCCGTCGCCTCCGGCGAGGCCGTGGTGAACCTGCTGCGCAAGGGCATCACCGCCCGCCAGATCATGACCAGGGAGGCCTTCGAGAACGCGATCACCGTGGTGATGGCGCTCGGCGGCTCCACGAACGCCGTGCTGCACCTGCTGGCGATCGCCCACGAGGCGCAGGTCGACCTCACGCTCGACGACTTCAACCGGATCGGCGACCGCACCCCGCACCTGGCCGACGTCAAGCCGTTCGGCCGGTTCGTCATGACCGACATCGACCGCGTGGGCGGCGTCCCGGTCGTGCTGCGGGCGCTGCTCGACGCCGGCCTGCTGCACGGCGACACGCTCACCGTGACCGGGAAGACGATGGCCGAGAACCTGGCCGAGATCGCCCCGCCGGACCTCGACGGCACGATCGTGCACGCGATGGAGAACCCCATCCACCGGACCGGCGGCCTGACGATCCTGCGCGGCTCGCTCTCGCCGGAGGGCGCGGTCGTCAAGTCGGCCGGGTTCGACGCCGACGTCTTCGAGGGCACCGCGCGCGTCTTCGACGGCGAGCAGGGCGCCATGGACGCCGTCACCGAGGGCAGGCTGCAGGCCGGCGACGTCGTCGTCATCCGCTACGAGGGCCCCCGGGGCGGGCCGGGCATGCGCGAGATGCTCGCCGTCACCGGCGCCATCAAGGGCGCGGGCCTGGGCAAGGACGTCCTGCTCCTCACCGACGGCCGGTTCTCCGGCGGGACCACGGGACTGTGCGTCGGCCACGTCGCGCCCGAGGCCACCGACGGCGGCCCGATCGCGTTCGTGCAGGACGGCGACCGCATCCGGCTCGACCTCGCCGCCCGCACGCTGGACCTCCTGGTCGACGACGACGAGCTCGCCCGGCGCCGCCAGGACTGGTCGCCGCTGCCCCCGCGCTACACCACCGGGGTCCTCGGCAAGTACGCCAAGCTGGTCGGCTCGGCGGCCCGGGGCGCCATCTGCGGCTGA
- a CDS encoding putative bifunctional diguanylate cyclase/phosphodiesterase yields MDRRIGWLLACAVPAVAACALAAVEPSLDAVGDAVTGLAGLLTCLALLALSRSGDPSAPPWRLMAAAALFPVVGLLLSTAVGPDSALSGVVLRWLPTVPGYVLVVVALLGMVERSRLRRACRRTLLELALFGAAALVVMQLLLVGPGNSWTALSLGAQLVLGAAVVACAATMAAGLTVLGAVEAHRQQMATVLLGGLVLLCAARGTATSAALLGAADAVPVTRVAVVLGLALLVVARLLDPGTGPEVRRCANGGHADQLRSVLPHLALVVVVALVVVPLALGTTPTWVTLAGALGCVALSAAHRWVTAREDHLRGARLRRDEAYFRNLLHSGRDAVLVLDGRLRVGWASPAMAALLGTTPADLTGRDVLSGAVGRPGTLDPGDAAELRRVLDTGADGLVTLHARDAGGSRSCLEASVSDLRSDPAVGSVVLHCRDVTERVARERALEEVAFTDALTGLPNRAGWDAALAPATSRAGSSVLLVEVAGLEEVREHAGRDAVATVLVELGRRLRSAVRADEVVARLVGGTFAVLAEGDADTAALLGDRCLAVLEQPVTTPAGVFDLTAAIGVVVVVPGTDAAEVGARAELAVAAARTSGSARATCWTPALGAAAARRARLRDDVPGAADRGELWLAFQPIVSMTDKRVAGVEALLRWRHPELGEVPPREFVPIAERAGVIGALQRWVLREATAAVLVLPATGEAPLRLAVNVSAAHVADRTLVEDVASALRASGLAPERLVLEITEATVLAEGDSVAVDIEALRLMGVHVALDDFATGSSSLAHLTRLPVDVLKLDRSFVSRVDRDRQSRALCEAVLTVGRSLGLQVVAEGVETPAQLGVLRGLGLDHAQGFLLSRPLPLADLVGLLRDGGGLLWPGLVGSSADPVPAPADLPAVRAGRRG; encoded by the coding sequence GTGGACAGGCGGATCGGGTGGCTGCTGGCGTGCGCCGTGCCGGCCGTGGCGGCGTGCGCCCTGGCTGCCGTCGAACCCTCGCTGGACGCGGTCGGCGACGCGGTCACGGGCCTGGCCGGGCTGCTCACCTGCCTGGCGCTGCTCGCGCTGAGCCGGTCCGGCGACCCCTCCGCGCCGCCCTGGCGGCTCATGGCCGCCGCGGCGCTCTTCCCGGTCGTCGGGCTGCTCCTCAGCACCGCGGTGGGGCCGGACTCCGCCCTGTCCGGGGTGGTGCTGCGCTGGCTGCCCACGGTCCCCGGCTACGTCCTCGTCGTGGTGGCCCTGCTCGGCATGGTCGAGCGGTCCCGCCTGCGCCGCGCCTGCCGGCGGACCCTGCTCGAGCTCGCCCTCTTCGGCGCCGCCGCGCTCGTCGTCATGCAGCTGCTGCTGGTCGGCCCCGGCAACAGCTGGACGGCGCTGTCGCTCGGCGCCCAGCTCGTGCTCGGCGCCGCCGTCGTGGCCTGCGCGGCCACGATGGCCGCCGGCCTGACCGTCCTCGGCGCCGTCGAGGCGCACCGCCAGCAGATGGCCACCGTGCTGCTCGGCGGGCTCGTCCTGCTCTGCGCCGCCCGCGGGACCGCCACCTCCGCCGCGCTGCTCGGCGCCGCGGACGCCGTCCCCGTGACCCGGGTGGCCGTCGTCCTCGGCCTGGCGCTGCTGGTGGTGGCGCGCCTGCTCGACCCGGGCACCGGTCCCGAGGTCCGCCGCTGCGCCAACGGCGGGCACGCCGACCAGCTGCGCTCGGTGCTGCCGCACCTGGCGCTCGTGGTCGTCGTCGCGCTGGTGGTCGTGCCGCTGGCGCTCGGGACGACGCCGACCTGGGTGACGCTCGCCGGGGCCCTCGGGTGCGTGGCGCTGTCGGCGGCGCACCGCTGGGTCACCGCCCGCGAGGACCACCTCCGCGGGGCGCGGCTGCGCCGCGACGAGGCGTACTTCCGCAACCTGCTGCACTCCGGCCGCGACGCCGTCCTCGTGCTGGACGGGCGCCTGCGCGTGGGCTGGGCCTCGCCCGCCATGGCCGCGCTGCTGGGCACCACGCCGGCCGACCTGACCGGCCGCGACGTGCTCTCCGGTGCCGTCGGCCGGCCGGGCACCCTCGACCCGGGGGACGCCGCCGAGCTGCGCCGCGTCCTCGACACCGGCGCCGACGGCCTGGTGACCCTGCACGCCCGCGACGCCGGCGGCAGCCGCAGCTGTCTCGAGGCCAGCGTCTCCGACCTGCGCTCCGACCCCGCCGTCGGCTCGGTGGTGCTGCACTGCCGCGACGTCACCGAGCGCGTGGCCCGCGAGCGCGCCCTCGAGGAGGTCGCGTTCACCGACGCGCTGACCGGCCTGCCCAACCGGGCCGGCTGGGACGCCGCCCTCGCGCCGGCGACCTCCCGGGCGGGGTCCTCCGTCCTCCTCGTCGAGGTCGCCGGGCTCGAGGAGGTCCGCGAGCACGCCGGGCGCGACGCCGTCGCCACCGTCCTGGTCGAGCTCGGCCGGCGGCTGCGCAGCGCCGTGCGCGCCGACGAGGTGGTCGCCCGGCTCGTCGGGGGGACCTTCGCGGTCCTCGCCGAGGGCGACGCCGACACCGCGGCCCTGCTCGGCGACCGCTGCCTGGCGGTCCTGGAGCAGCCGGTGACCACCCCCGCCGGCGTCTTCGACCTCACCGCGGCCATCGGCGTCGTCGTCGTGGTGCCGGGGACCGACGCCGCCGAGGTCGGCGCCCGCGCCGAGCTCGCGGTCGCGGCCGCCCGCACGTCCGGCTCGGCCCGCGCCACCTGCTGGACGCCGGCGCTCGGTGCCGCCGCCGCCCGCCGGGCCCGCCTGCGGGACGACGTGCCGGGCGCGGCCGACCGCGGCGAGCTGTGGCTGGCGTTCCAGCCGATCGTGTCGATGACCGACAAGCGGGTCGCCGGCGTCGAGGCGCTGCTGCGCTGGCGGCACCCGGAGCTCGGGGAGGTCCCGCCGCGGGAGTTCGTCCCGATCGCCGAGCGGGCCGGGGTCATCGGCGCGCTGCAGCGCTGGGTGCTGCGCGAGGCGACCGCGGCCGTCCTCGTGCTGCCGGCGACCGGCGAGGCGCCCCTGCGCCTGGCCGTCAACGTCTCCGCGGCGCACGTCGCCGACCGGACCCTCGTCGAGGACGTCGCCTCCGCGCTGCGCGCCTCGGGCCTGGCCCCCGAGCGGCTGGTCCTGGAGATCACCGAGGCGACCGTGCTGGCCGAGGGCGACTCCGTCGCCGTCGACATCGAGGCGCTGCGGCTCATGGGCGTGCACGTCGCCCTCGACGACTTCGCCACCGGCTCCTCCTCGCTGGCCCACCTCACCCGGCTGCCGGTCGACGTGCTCAAGCTCGACCGGTCCTTCGTCTCCCGCGTCGACCGCGACCGCCAGAGCCGCGCCCTGTGCGAGGCGGTCCTCACCGTCGGCCGCTCGCTCGGGCTGCAGGTCGTGGCCGAGGGCGTCGAGACGCCGGCCCAGCTCGGCGTGCTGCGCGGCCTGGGCCTCGACCACGCGCAGGGCTTCCTGCTGTCCCGCCCGCTGCCGCTGGCCGACCTCGTGGGCCTGCTGCGCGACGGCGGGGGCCTGCTGTGGCCCGGCCTGGTCGGCTCCTCGGCCGATCCCGTGCCCGCTCCTGCCGACCTCCCCGCCGTCCGGGCCGGCCGCCGTGGCTGA